From the genome of Candidatus Zixiibacteriota bacterium:
GGCTATCGGCAAGATCGGGTCGGTCGACCTCTGCCTGATGGGGAAGAATGCGGTCGACACGGACCGCTCGGTTGTTCCCGGCGCGACGGCCGGCTTTCTGGGATGGGCGCAAGCGTTGTTCGTCAAGAAGATCGAGTCGTTCGAAGGTAGCCGAGCCACTGTCTTGAGAATGACCGAGGATGGATTTGACCGTGTCGCGTTCTCGCTCCCGGCGGTCATCAGCGTGGTCAAGGAGATCAATGAACCGCGTCTGCCGTCGCTGAAGGGGAAACTCCGCGCCAAGAGCGCGCCGATCGAGCGATGGTCCGCCACTGACCTGGGTGTCGACCCGGCAACCGTCGGCGCCAATTCCGCCACTCATGTTCGCACTGTCCATGCCCCCCCCGCCCGTCAGGGTTGCGAGCGCCTCGAAGGGGAACCGCCCGCCGTTGCGCTGGCACTCTTCGAGAAGCTGCGCGCGGCGAAAGTGATCTGAGTAGCCTATGCGGAGGGCGAGCGCGCGGGTCTGAAGACCCGTGGCACAACGCGA
Proteins encoded in this window:
- a CDS encoding electron transfer flavoprotein subunit beta/FixA family protein — translated: MNLVVCVKQVPEIALVRVGDSGQVMLPEAPGAMNPFDEYAVEEALRLKEKHGGTVTAVTCGEESAVSPLRDALALGADRAVLLTDPAFVGSDGLAIARILAAAIGKIGSVDLCLMGKNAVDTDRSVVPGATAGFLGWAQALFVKKIESFEGSRATVLRMTEDGFDRVAFSLPAVISVVKEINEPRLPSLKGKLRAKSAPIERWSATDLGVDPATVGANSATHVRTVHAPPARQGCERLEGEPPAVALALFEKLRAAKVI